A portion of the Gossypium arboreum isolate Shixiya-1 chromosome 8, ASM2569848v2, whole genome shotgun sequence genome contains these proteins:
- the LOC108470880 gene encoding uncharacterized protein At3g49140-like isoform X2, giving the protein MMMLESAIAARFPAAANFCSSAFHHYRPTCCSDEVTSCHLTSRRPFRRGGFDVTRNRFQRLNTASPWIRAPIKKKNQVTAEHLGSASGPTKQNGRPDYHPFEEIGEANSNNSDDATLTAAETCRTIIEVNTKATLMFSGMINDEIHESIMWPDLPYVTDGHGNVYFQVKSDEDILQSFAVENNFLQVILGFDTTEIMKELELSGPSEVDFEIEDIDDEDSDIEDEDEDEDENAEEEDYDEDLVAAFEDNDQDDSDGTLGDWAKLETMHSSHPMYFANKLTEVASDDPIDLMEQPSDGLAIQGRLRPAFIEEHSEIQKHISTNQSRSSDKHQVEKVVGDKVEDVSIINGHRNGLGSSEDNSTSEESEKNEISMNGSLFYKLQMSKIQLITAHGHQMLN; this is encoded by the exons ATGATGATGCTTGAATCAGCTATAGCCGCCCGATTTCCCGCCGCTGCTAACTTCTGCTCCTCCGCCTTCCACC ATTACCGTCCTACCTGCTGCTCCGATGAGGTTACTAGTTGCCACCTCACCTCTCGCCGCCCGTTTCGCCGTGGTGGATTCGACGTAACTCG GAATAGATTTCAAAGACTAAACACTGCTTCCCCTTGGATAAGAGCTCCCATAAAGAAAAAGAATCAAGTGACAGCAGAGCATTTGGGTTCTGCATCTGGTCCTACCAAGCAGAATGGAAGGCCGGATTACCATCCGTTTGAGGAGATTGGTGAGGCGAATTCTAATAATAGCGATGATGCTACACTCACAGCTGCAGAAACCTGTAGGACCATCATTGAG GTGAATACTAAAGCTACACTTATGTTTTCGGGGATGATTaatgatgaaattcatgaaagTATAATGTGGCCAGACTTGCCTTATGTAACCGACGGCCATGGAA ATGTATACTTTCAAGTAAAAAGTGATGAAGATATTTTGCAAAGTTTTGCTGTAGAAAATAACTTTCTG CAAGTCATTTTAGGCTTTGATACTACAGAAATCATGAAGGAACTTGAGTTATCAGGCCCATCTGAAGTTGATTTTGAAATTGaggatattgacgatgaagatagTGATAttgaagatgaagatgaagatgaagatgagAATGCTGAAGAAGAGGATTATGATGAG GATTTGGTTGCTGCTTTTGAAGATAATGATCAAGATGACTCTGATGGGACACTAGGAGACTGGGCAAAATTGGAGACTATGCATTCCTCCCATCCGATGTACTTCGCCAACAAGTTGACTGAG GTTGCTTCAGATGATCCTATAGACTTGATGGAGCAACCTTCGGATGGTTTAGCTATTCAAGGCCGTCTAAGGCCAGCCTTCATTGAAGAACATTCTGAAATTCAGAAGCATATATCTACCAATCAGTCTCGCAGTTCTGATAAACATCAGGTTGAGAAAGTTGTGGGAGACAAAGTAGAAGATGTTAGCATAATTAATGGTCACAGAAATGGGTTAGGATCCTCAGAAGATAATTCAACATCAGAAGAATCTGAGAAAAATGAAATCTCCATGAATGGGTCTTTGTTTTACAAATTGCAGATGTCTAAAATTCAGCTAATTACAGCACATGGACATCAG ATGTTGAATTAG
- the LOC108470880 gene encoding uncharacterized protein At3g49140-like isoform X1, with amino-acid sequence MMMLESAIAARFPAAANFCSSAFHHYRPTCCSDEVTSCHLTSRRPFRRGGFDVTRNRFQRLNTASPWIRAPIKKKNQVTAEHLGSASGPTKQNGRPDYHPFEEIGEANSNNSDDATLTAAETCRTIIEVNTKATLMFSGMINDEIHESIMWPDLPYVTDGHGNVYFQVKSDEDILQSFAVENNFLQVILGFDTTEIMKELELSGPSEVDFEIEDIDDEDSDIEDEDEDEDENAEEEDYDEDLVAAFEDNDQDDSDGTLGDWAKLETMHSSHPMYFANKLTEVASDDPIDLMEQPSDGLAIQGRLRPAFIEEHSEIQKHISTNQSRSSDKHQVEKVVGDKVEDVSIINGHRNGLGSSEDNSTSEESEKNEISMNGSLFYKLQMSKIQLITAHGHQTDVELEDFKQAQPDAIAHSAAKIISRLKAGGEKTVQALKSLCWRCKGIPVEEAAIISVDSLGFNLRISCGTQIQTLRFTYNARATSEYSAERQIKDLLFPRSHQKPQKRITGSSK; translated from the exons ATGATGATGCTTGAATCAGCTATAGCCGCCCGATTTCCCGCCGCTGCTAACTTCTGCTCCTCCGCCTTCCACC ATTACCGTCCTACCTGCTGCTCCGATGAGGTTACTAGTTGCCACCTCACCTCTCGCCGCCCGTTTCGCCGTGGTGGATTCGACGTAACTCG GAATAGATTTCAAAGACTAAACACTGCTTCCCCTTGGATAAGAGCTCCCATAAAGAAAAAGAATCAAGTGACAGCAGAGCATTTGGGTTCTGCATCTGGTCCTACCAAGCAGAATGGAAGGCCGGATTACCATCCGTTTGAGGAGATTGGTGAGGCGAATTCTAATAATAGCGATGATGCTACACTCACAGCTGCAGAAACCTGTAGGACCATCATTGAG GTGAATACTAAAGCTACACTTATGTTTTCGGGGATGATTaatgatgaaattcatgaaagTATAATGTGGCCAGACTTGCCTTATGTAACCGACGGCCATGGAA ATGTATACTTTCAAGTAAAAAGTGATGAAGATATTTTGCAAAGTTTTGCTGTAGAAAATAACTTTCTG CAAGTCATTTTAGGCTTTGATACTACAGAAATCATGAAGGAACTTGAGTTATCAGGCCCATCTGAAGTTGATTTTGAAATTGaggatattgacgatgaagatagTGATAttgaagatgaagatgaagatgaagatgagAATGCTGAAGAAGAGGATTATGATGAG GATTTGGTTGCTGCTTTTGAAGATAATGATCAAGATGACTCTGATGGGACACTAGGAGACTGGGCAAAATTGGAGACTATGCATTCCTCCCATCCGATGTACTTCGCCAACAAGTTGACTGAG GTTGCTTCAGATGATCCTATAGACTTGATGGAGCAACCTTCGGATGGTTTAGCTATTCAAGGCCGTCTAAGGCCAGCCTTCATTGAAGAACATTCTGAAATTCAGAAGCATATATCTACCAATCAGTCTCGCAGTTCTGATAAACATCAGGTTGAGAAAGTTGTGGGAGACAAAGTAGAAGATGTTAGCATAATTAATGGTCACAGAAATGGGTTAGGATCCTCAGAAGATAATTCAACATCAGAAGAATCTGAGAAAAATGAAATCTCCATGAATGGGTCTTTGTTTTACAAATTGCAGATGTCTAAAATTCAGCTAATTACAGCACATGGACATCAG ACAGATGTTGAATTAGAAGACTTCAAACAAGCTCAACCTGATGCCATTGCACATTCAGCAGCCAAAATCATATCTCGCCTGAAAGCTGGTGGAGAGAAGACCGTACAAGCACTTAAATCACTATGTTGGAGATGCAAGGGTATCCCAGTTGag GAGGCAGCAATTATCAGTGTAGACTCCCTTGGGTTTAACTTGAGAATTTCCTGTGGAACCCAAATCCAAACCTTAAGATTCACGTATAATGCTCGG GCAACTTCAGAGTATAGTGCTGAGCGACAAATTAAGGACTTATTGTTTCCAAGGAGTCATCAAAAGCCACAGAAGAGGATAACAGGGTCATCAAAATGA